The following are from one region of the Alicyclobacillus fastidiosus genome:
- a CDS encoding glycoside hydrolase family 38 C-terminal domain-containing protein: protein MTKPTLHMIGNAHIDPVWLWQWQEGFQEVKATFRSVLDRMNEFDDFVFVSSSAAFYEWIEQNHPAMFEEIQQRIREGRWEVVGGWWIQPDCNLPSGESFVRQGLYGQRYFHDKFGVIASVGYNVDSFGHHGMLPQILKKSGMDNYVFMRPGPHEKGLPGHVFTWESDDGSQVTAARILFEYCTWGKELDKHVHNCAEQLGNPVDQLMCFYGVGNHGGGPTKENLRSIRRLNEDPNTPELVQSTPNRYFAAIAHLKDSLPVVHDDLQHHASGCYAAHSGVKKWNRTAENLLLTAEKWSAVAKWVTGQPYPADFRQAWKGVLFNQFHDIMAGTSLEAAYDDARDLYGEAMAIASRGLNLAVQSLSWQVDIPEETGMKPIVVFNPHAWESRVNVELELGGLPDSAVLVDDADRQVPFQLVQSQATANGRHRLCFVAQLPSLGYRVYRLKSLDGLQRAQPDRVLRASSTTLENEWIRLSINPDTGFLDSLFDKEADVELLSGPAARPVVLEDESDTWSHGVLQYHTEIGHFAARSVQLVEHGDVKSVIRVVSAYGGSVLVQDFTMYRDFKRIDVHVTVNWHESMKMLKLRFPLNLNNTKATYEIPYGHIVRPVNGEEEPGQSWIDVTGIHREFGKLVGVSLLNDGKYSFDVLNKELGLTVLRSPIYAHHDPLVPEADGHYSYIDQGIQRFSYAVLPHLGGWEDANTVKRAAELNQKPVVVVETYHKGELPQCNSFLSVTADNVVASVVKQAEDDEDIVIRLYETAKKPTAATISLPNWGREFSLQFEPCEIKTIKIPQDARKPVEETNLLEWTC from the coding sequence GTGACAAAACCTACTTTGCACATGATTGGGAACGCGCATATCGATCCGGTTTGGCTATGGCAATGGCAAGAAGGTTTTCAGGAGGTTAAGGCGACTTTTCGTTCCGTACTCGACCGCATGAACGAATTCGACGACTTCGTGTTTGTGTCGAGTTCCGCGGCGTTTTACGAGTGGATCGAACAAAATCACCCGGCGATGTTCGAAGAGATCCAACAGCGCATCCGCGAAGGTCGGTGGGAGGTGGTCGGCGGCTGGTGGATTCAACCTGACTGCAATCTGCCGTCTGGGGAGTCGTTTGTTCGCCAAGGCCTCTATGGCCAGCGCTACTTCCACGACAAGTTTGGCGTCATCGCGTCAGTCGGCTACAACGTGGACAGTTTTGGCCACCATGGTATGCTGCCGCAGATTCTCAAGAAGAGCGGGATGGACAACTACGTATTCATGCGCCCGGGTCCCCATGAAAAGGGCCTGCCAGGGCATGTGTTCACGTGGGAGTCGGACGACGGCTCGCAGGTTACGGCGGCCCGCATTCTCTTTGAGTACTGCACGTGGGGCAAGGAACTGGATAAGCACGTCCACAACTGTGCGGAGCAACTGGGCAATCCTGTCGATCAGCTGATGTGTTTCTATGGCGTCGGCAATCACGGCGGTGGCCCAACCAAGGAGAATTTAAGGAGTATTCGCCGTCTTAACGAGGATCCGAATACCCCTGAATTGGTACAGAGTACGCCGAATCGATACTTCGCTGCGATCGCGCATCTGAAGGATTCGCTGCCGGTCGTACACGACGACCTCCAACATCACGCAAGTGGTTGCTATGCGGCGCACTCTGGGGTGAAGAAGTGGAATCGCACCGCGGAGAATCTGTTGTTGACGGCTGAAAAGTGGTCCGCCGTCGCCAAGTGGGTGACGGGGCAGCCATACCCAGCCGACTTTCGGCAAGCGTGGAAGGGCGTCTTGTTCAATCAATTCCACGACATCATGGCGGGCACGAGCTTGGAAGCCGCATACGACGACGCGCGCGACTTGTATGGGGAAGCGATGGCCATAGCCAGCCGCGGGCTGAATCTCGCCGTTCAATCGCTGTCCTGGCAAGTGGATATTCCCGAAGAGACCGGAATGAAGCCCATTGTCGTTTTCAACCCGCACGCCTGGGAGAGCCGAGTCAACGTCGAACTCGAACTGGGTGGCCTTCCCGACTCCGCCGTATTGGTCGACGACGCGGACCGACAGGTGCCGTTTCAACTCGTCCAATCGCAAGCCACGGCGAACGGTCGGCACCGCCTCTGTTTTGTCGCCCAATTGCCGTCGCTTGGCTATCGCGTCTACCGGCTGAAATCGCTTGATGGCCTACAACGCGCACAGCCGGATCGCGTGCTGCGTGCATCGTCTACCACGCTGGAGAACGAGTGGATCCGCCTTTCTATCAATCCGGACACAGGTTTTCTCGACAGCCTATTCGACAAGGAGGCGGACGTCGAGCTTCTCAGCGGTCCGGCGGCTCGCCCTGTCGTGCTGGAGGACGAGAGTGACACGTGGAGCCACGGGGTGTTGCAGTACCACACGGAAATCGGACATTTTGCGGCGCGCAGTGTTCAATTGGTTGAACACGGGGACGTCAAATCGGTCATTCGCGTCGTCAGTGCGTACGGTGGTTCGGTCTTGGTTCAGGACTTTACGATGTATCGCGACTTCAAGCGCATCGATGTCCACGTCACCGTGAATTGGCACGAGTCGATGAAGATGCTGAAATTGCGCTTTCCGCTCAATTTAAACAATACCAAGGCGACTTACGAGATCCCATATGGACACATCGTCAGACCGGTCAACGGCGAGGAAGAGCCTGGACAAAGTTGGATCGACGTCACGGGCATCCATCGCGAATTTGGCAAATTGGTCGGAGTGAGCCTGTTGAACGACGGGAAGTACAGCTTCGACGTGTTGAATAAAGAGCTGGGGTTGACGGTGTTGCGCAGTCCGATTTATGCCCATCACGATCCGCTCGTCCCGGAAGCAGACGGACACTATTCGTATATCGATCAAGGGATCCAGCGCTTCTCGTACGCCGTTCTACCGCATCTCGGCGGTTGGGAGGATGCGAACACCGTCAAGCGCGCGGCGGAACTGAATCAAAAGCCGGTTGTCGTCGTCGAGACTTATCACAAGGGCGAACTTCCGCAATGCAATAGTTTTCTGTCGGTCACCGCCGACAACGTCGTCGCTAGCGTCGTCAAGCAGGCTGAGGACGATGAGGATATCGTCATCCGCTTGTACGAGACGGCGAAGAAGCCGACAGCAGCAACGATCTCCTTGCCCAATTGGGGCCGCGAGTTCTCGCTGCAGTTCGAGCCCTGTGAAATCAAGACGATCAAGATTCCGCAGGATGCACGCAAGCCGGTTGAGGAGACAAATCTCTTGGAGTGGACCTGTTAA
- a CDS encoding beta-N-acetylglucosaminidase domain-containing protein has product MGTAASVRGVIEGFYGTYYTSPERDDLIRFAGEQGFNAYFYGPKQDRYHRALWRERYPASTIGQFARTVAQAKEIGVDFWYVISPTSIAYSSDDDFRCLTAKLYGFYELGVRHFGVFLDDIRHEFEHPIDREHFGTYASAHVHLCNRLYAWLGDLQEPCQLAMCPTDYHGVAPFSEYIQELGLGLHEGIQVFYTGPEICSRTISLEDVQAFATVARRKPIVWDNYPVNDLAMRSDLHLGPILGRDARLAESVAGYAANAMNEAEASKIPLLTVADYLRDPADYDPRTALDRALRWMVGETGALHFKRIAENASRSCLADEEAPYLDHLVERALCDIQAGGGGELPAVAELRRYLGDLDEAAHYVKNVCQHYALRRDVLPWIELLEFWSAAGQRALDVIRCVDAGEPYRVPLFRLREATQEIQKHSKRICGQSLLAIVEHANRLVDAAWQPQI; this is encoded by the coding sequence ATGGGGACAGCAGCTTCTGTTCGCGGCGTGATCGAGGGATTCTATGGCACCTATTACACATCGCCGGAGCGCGACGACTTGATCCGCTTTGCAGGCGAGCAAGGGTTTAATGCGTACTTCTACGGGCCGAAACAGGATCGCTACCATCGCGCTCTGTGGCGTGAGCGCTATCCAGCATCTACCATCGGGCAGTTTGCAAGGACGGTGGCGCAAGCGAAGGAGATCGGGGTGGATTTTTGGTACGTCATCAGTCCAACGTCGATCGCCTACAGCAGCGATGACGACTTTCGCTGCCTCACAGCTAAACTCTACGGCTTCTACGAGCTGGGCGTCCGGCACTTTGGCGTGTTTCTCGACGATATTCGGCATGAATTCGAGCACCCAATCGACAGGGAGCACTTTGGCACGTACGCGAGTGCGCACGTTCATCTGTGTAACCGCTTGTACGCGTGGTTAGGTGACTTGCAGGAGCCGTGTCAGTTGGCGATGTGCCCGACCGACTACCACGGTGTAGCGCCGTTTAGCGAGTACATCCAGGAACTGGGGCTGGGTTTGCACGAGGGTATTCAAGTCTTCTACACCGGGCCGGAGATTTGTTCGCGGACGATCTCCTTAGAAGACGTTCAGGCGTTTGCGACAGTTGCCAGGCGCAAGCCAATCGTCTGGGACAACTACCCTGTCAACGATTTGGCGATGCGCAGCGATCTTCATCTTGGGCCAATTCTCGGCCGCGACGCTCGCTTGGCCGAGTCCGTCGCAGGTTATGCGGCTAACGCGATGAACGAGGCGGAAGCGTCGAAGATTCCGCTGCTCACGGTTGCGGACTATTTACGCGATCCAGCGGACTACGACCCGCGCACAGCACTCGACAGGGCACTCCGCTGGATGGTAGGGGAAACCGGGGCTTTACACTTCAAGCGCATTGCTGAAAATGCTTCGCGCTCTTGTCTCGCTGACGAGGAGGCCCCCTATTTGGATCACCTGGTCGAGCGCGCCCTCTGCGACATCCAGGCAGGAGGTGGCGGGGAACTGCCGGCTGTGGCAGAACTCAGGCGATATCTAGGTGACCTCGACGAAGCGGCGCACTACGTGAAAAACGTCTGCCAGCATTACGCATTGCGGCGCGACGTGCTGCCGTGGATCGAATTGCTCGAGTTTTGGAGCGCAGCTGGCCAGCGCGCATTGGACGTGATCCGGTGCGTCGACGCGGGCGAACCGTATCGCGTGCCGCTTTTCCGCCTGCGCGAGGCGACCCAGGAGATTCAAAAGCATTCGAAGCGCATTTGTGGCCAAAGCCTCTTGGCGATCGTCGAGCACGCCAATCGCCTCGTCGATGCGGCTTGGCAACCACAAATCTAA